GTGGTCTACGCCAGCGccacaggtgggggggggggggaggcgcggGGCGGGCGCCCGGGGGGGCCTTGGGAGCACCTGGTCCAGAGGCGGGGCTTCTCTCCCCAGGCCGATGCCAGACCCGTTCGGGGCTCCCTCTGCCATGTGCCTCCACCCGCTCGGCACCCCTGGCTGTGAGCCTCCCGGCCCCCGTTCCTGGGCCTCCATTCGAGTCATTCCCGGGTGTTCAAGGCCCCTGACCTTGCCGGCTCCCccaacccaggtgcctctgagcCCCGGAACATGATCTACATGAGCCGCCTGGGCATCTGGGGGGACGGCACGCCCTTCCGAACCTTCGAGGAGTTTCTGCATGCCATCGAGAAGAGGTGGGTGCCCTTCCCTGCCCGAGACTGGGGCTGGCGAGGGCCCCACAGAGGGCGCTGCTTCTCACGCCCCAGGGCCCAGTGTCAGGGGCGTTTGCTGTACACCCTGGCCTGTGCTCGTCCAGCCACCAGAGGGACCCAAAACTCACTCTTCCGCCTCCTGCTGCCCATCATCACTCCGGGAGAAGGAGCCCCCCTCACTCCTGCTTTTCTTGCACCGCCCCCCACGCCTCTGGGGCCCAGGCAGATGGGAGCACAGGGCCTTTGCGTGTGCTTGGCCCTTCCTCACCCTCCAGGGCTCAGCTCCCGGtatcagccccccccccccgagtcaCCCTTGTTCCGTGGGACCCAGCATGTGGTCAGGTGGCCCTGTCCTTGTCCGCAGGGGCGTGGGCGCCATGGAGATCGTGGCCATGGACATGAAAGTCAGCGGCATGTACATCGCACGCCAGCTCAGCTTCTCCGGCGTCACCTTCCGCATCGAGGAGATCCCGCTGGCCCCAGCCTTCGAGCGCGTCTACAACCGCGCGGCCCTGCTGGTAAGCAGGGTGGCCGGGCTCTGTGACCACACGGACACGAGTGTGCGTGTCCCTTGGGAATTACGCTCCCGTCCCTTCAGCATCTGTCCTCGCGGGTGCCACGGGGAGTTGGCCCGTCGAGACTCACTCCTGCCACCAGTTCTCCTGTGACCGTAATGACGGGGCCTTGTTGTTCCCGGAGGTCGCGGCCGCTGTCGGCGTCCATGTTTCTGTGCCTGTGGCGTGGCCCCATCTCTGTTGGCATTTCTGTGTCGTGGACGGGCTCCTCTGTTCTCACGGTCCCATCTCGCCCACACGGGACAAGCCCTGGGCGTCAGGCCTGACGGTGTTGATGATTTGAACTACAGTTCAAACCCAGTTTGGGCCGTCTGCCCCATCCGCCAGAACTGCtgacacggggtgggggtggggggtcgttCTCTCTGGGGCGTCCcgggcactgggggagggggagcggcaTCCCCGGCCCCGCCCACTCGATGGGGCCCCCAGTCGTGATGGCCACAGTTGTCGCCAGGCACGGTCCTGGGTGAGACGCCCCGGTCTGAAGTGTCAAGAGCCACGTGGCTGCTGGCAGAAGGCGGTCACTGCAGGTGTCCCCACCCCTTAGCAGAAGCGACGTCTCCTCGCCTCCCGCGCAGAGTCTGCCGTTCCCACCGTGGCCTCGCCAGAATCGCACGTTTTGGTTTTCTAACATTTCTTAGCGTTTGGTACCGGCAGCACCTCTGTGTTGCTCTGCTTACCACCCCCTCGCCCCCCGCGACGAATCCCAGCCGGGATGGGAGCCGGGTGGCGGGGAGCGGCTGGGCCGCAGCAGCTGAGCTGGGCGTGTCCTTGCAGTGGGCCGAGGCCCTGGGCGTGTTCCAGCAGGCCGCCGACTGGATCGGCCTGGAGTCCCGCAAGTCCCTGTGGGGCCAGTTCTGGTCGGCCCACCAGCGCTTCTTCAAGTACCTCTGTGTGGCCGCCAAAGTGCACCGGCTGGTGGAGCTGGCCCGGGAGGAGCTGGCCCGGGACAAGGTGAGCCGGCAGGCACAGCGCCCAGGTCGGCGGGGCCGGCGAGGCGCTCTTCCCTGGTCGCCTCGAGAGCCGGGCAGGGCTTGGGGCTTTGCGGTCACACCAGGAGCCCTGCGCTCTTGTGTGGCTGGGCCGAGTCTGTGAGGACAGAGTGTGGCCTGGAAGGTTCCAGTCCTGCCTGACCCAGCCCCCCTGAAGCAGGTGACAGGCGTGGCCTGGCCCCCGGTTTTCCACGTCCAGGCAGGGCTGgcaggagccagggcagagggtaGTGAGAGGGTCCGGGAGGGCTGAGGCTGTGTGTAGTCTCAGGGTAGACTCAGGTGTGTTGGGGGCCTGGCAGCCAGCAGGACACCAGGGGCggaaagagaaaggaactgaGGCCAACTTGGTTTCTGACGACCAGGGGCTTCCCTGTGGGCCCCTCTGGGGCCACGCTCCTGGGCTGGCCAGTGGGAGTCTCAGAGCCCAGCTCACCCCCgacctccccccactcccccaagtGTGTGGTCATCGGGCTGCAGTCCACGGGTGAGGCTCGGACCCGGGAGGTGCTGGACCAGAAGGACGGGCAGCTCGATTGCTTTGTCTCCGCCGCTGAGTGAGTGATGCTCGAAGCCCCCAGGGTGGGCGGGGACAGTCCGCAAGTCCCGCAACCTTGCGCCCCCACCCTCCGTTCTCCCTACGTGGCAGCCAGTGCCCTGTGACCCCAGCCGTGAGAACCCAGGTGTGCATCTGCTCAGACACTGCCCCAGCCCTCAGGGACGACAGGCCGGGACGATGAGCCACGGGTGACCCCAAGGCTCAGAGGGTGCCAGCAAAGGGACCTGGGATTTCGGGACAAGGCTTCCAGGTGCCCATCCCCCACATGGCTGCAGCACTGTTTCAAGGACCGCGCAGGTTTTAGGAACTAGCCTTTGGGGACCCTAAAGCTGCAGGCCTCTCTTCCCAGGGCTGGAAGGCCTCCTGGGCCCAGGGCCTCTCAGAGGTGGTTAGTCTGTGTGCACAGAGCTCTTGATGGCTGGAGGAGGGAGCCCCACTCAGGGCCCCACCCCACGCCCAGGCCCTCACAGTGAAACTGTGGCCCTgggcctgccctccccctgcacccctgcagcctccacaccctccctccctgccccctccccccgcacccctgcagcctccacaccctccctccctgccccctccccccgcacccctgcagccctcacaccctccctccctgccccctccccctgcacccctgcagcctccacaccctccctccctgccccctccccccgcacccctgcagcctccacaccctccccccccacccccagccctcacaccctccctccctgccccctccccccgcacccctgcagccctcacaccctccctccctgcccggcACCCTCCCCAGAGCTACTCCAGGTGCGGTTTCTCTCGTACTGGGAATGATTTTGCTTCTTGATTTTAGGGGTGTCTTTTTGTCACTAATTCAGAAGCACTTTCCTTCAACCAAAAGAAAGCGAGAGAGAGGAGTTGGCAGTAAGAGAAAACGTAagctccccccacacccccagcctctgACCTCTCTCCCATCTCCCATGCACAGCCTGGCTCGAAATCCTCCCTGGTCTCCCTCCCGTCCTCACTCGCTCATTCCTCTGCCCCACTGTCCCCTGTCTGAGCATCGACCCCTCTGCTGCTCGCTGCAGAGCCAGGAGGGTTCTGCCTCTGAGCAGGCCCAACttgggcgcccccacccccccccccaacgccaCCCACGTGTCCAGGGGACAGCGGGTGCAGAGGCACCCGGCACAGCTTCCCAAGAGAAACCCCGTGGGTGGCAGCCTCCAGGGTGCACTCGCTGCACGGGAGACGCAGACCCCAGCAGGGCCTCTCCTCAGCCTCCCTGTTGGCCAAAGACCAAACCCCGGTTCCGCGGGACGGCGTGGCTAGCTCGTCCTCGGGCAGCAGCCACCTGTGGCCCCCAGCGTCGCCCTCGGATGGGGGAGCTTAAGATTCTGGTTCTCGGCCTCGCGCTCCCTAGGTGGAAGCCAGCCCGGCGCCCCCACCGCGCTAGCTCGTGGCCCACGATGGGGCTCAGGAAGCGCATCCCAGGAGGGAGGTCACCCTCCCGGCGGTGCCTGCGTGGGCTGCTTTCCAGCAGAGGCTGGGCATGAGTTCGCTGTGGGGagcgaggctcagagaggccggGCAACCcagctgaggtcacacagccagacgCGGGGCATCCCCGACCATGGCAGTGTACGTAAGGTGCCTAGACCACCGTCCCCTCGGGACCTGGGTACGTCCTTTGGCCGACCCAACCAGGCAACCAGGGTTGCCGTGTGAGGTCAGGCACCTGGCCTCCCCAGGCACCAGCCAAGAGTAAACTGAAGCGTCAGGAAGTCAGACAGGGACGTCAAAACTGCTCTACGCCACGTCCTGGCTGACGGCAGGACCCGGGAGAGCAGCCAGAAGCTGGACGGAGCAAGAGGCTCAGGCCACTCGGGTCCCGGCACGTGGGTGTGGCCCTGgactgcccccttcccctcctgagGCGTCGCCGTGAGCTGGGCCCCTCAGGAGGGAGGAGCGGGCCGGGCCTCCATGAGCCTGGTTCCTCCTGTGCAGGGCGGCCACGGGGCCGTGGGGCCAAGGCGCCCAGGCTGGTGTGCGAGGTGGCAGGCGTGATCCGGATCAGTGACGACAGCAGCACCGAGTCAGATGCCGGCCTGGACAGTGACTTCCACTCCTCCCCTGAGTCCGTGCTGGATGACGACGTAGTCATTCTGGACGCCATCGGGCTGCCGGCCGATGACCGCGGTGAGGCCTGCAGCCCAGCATTTGCCACCTTACAGACAGGGGAGTCGGGCTCAGAATGTCATCAGGGCCACGCGCCTGGCCTGAGGCAGAGGGGGTTCACACCAGCAGTCTGGGGTGAGAGAACATTCCAGATCCCTGTACCCCCGTGCACGCGACTGTGCCCCACTCCTCAGGGACCCCTTCACTGCTTCCAGTGGGGCTGTGGGCAGGTGGGCTGGCCGGTACCCCCTGACCTCTGGCCCTGCAGGGCCCCTGTGCCCCCTGCAGCGAGACCCACACGGCCCTGGTGTCCTGGAGCGTGTGGAGCGGCTAAGGCAGGACCTCCTGGCCAAAGTGCGGGCGCTGGGCCGGGAGCTGCCCGTCAACACTCTGGACGAGCTCATCGACCAGCTTGGGGGCCCCGAGCACGTGGCTGAGGTGAGCTTTCACGGGGCCCCCTCGTGGCCACCCCGGAGTCCCCGCACAGCACCGTGACATGGGGTTGGAGCTGGGAAGACCCCAGGTCCAGCATCCGGTGTGTAGCCCAGGAGGCCGGGCCGGCTGGTGGTGGACTCCCCTCCCACAGCCGCTGTcgccctgccccctgctccccagcccgGCCTGGCACCCACCTTCCCCACACACCCTCGTGTGCTCTTAGTCCCCAGGCCTGTCCCCCTGTGTCTCCTCCCTATCCTCCCCACCTGCAAACTGTCCCCTTTCTTGGGATGTCCCTGTGGGGACAGCCCAGGCTCTGGTTTTGCCCCAGGGAGCAGGTTTATAATAGAAGACGTAGGACGGAGTGAAAATCTTGCTGTCTGCCCCTGGGCGGCCCGGGCCTGGCACCAAGGCTGTCCTGGCCCAGGGTCCACAGCGTCCctagcacacacacactcaggggCTCCGGGCACCCAGGCAAGGGGCCAGGGAAACAGGCATGCGGGGGCCAGTCCCTGACGGCCTCACCGGCTGACTGctgttcccccctccccaaccccagatGACTGGCAGGAAGGGCCGTGTGGTGTCCAGGCCCGACGGGACGGTGGCCTTTGAGTCTCGGGCAGAGCAAGGCCTCTCCATCGACCACGTGAACCTCAGGGAGAAGGAGCGCTTCATGagtggggagaaggtgggggcATGAGGCCGGGGCCCAGGGGGTGCAGGGGATGGGCTGTGTCAACAGGTGCCCCCCGTGTGGGGGGAGCGGGTGAGGACCCTGCGTGACCAGGGAGGTGCAGGGTTCCTGAGGGGCTGGCCCCAGGACCACAGCCCATCGCGGCCCCCGCTGggcgtgtgtgtgcacgagtgCCTGAGCGGGGGGGCCCCCACAGGCCTCCCTGGCCGTCCCAGCCTCCGGTCACTGTCACGCTGCTGTCTGTCACTGCCCAGGGGCCGCTGTGAGGCCCTCCACTGAAACTCAGTGTGGGCTGCTCCTCTCCACCCAGGGCAGGCCAGGGGTGGCCCACGGTCCGCTCTGAGCCCACGTGGGCTCCCCCACGGACACACACCTGCTCCTCCCGTACTCACCTTAAACGAGTCCCAGTGACCCACGTGAGGTGCGCAAGGCACAGAGGAGCAGGCAGGGTTCTGACTGTCCCGTCCGTGTCCCCCAGCTCGTGGCCATCATCTCCGAGGCCTCCAGCTCTGGCATCTCCCTCCAAGCGGACCGCCGCGTCCAGAACCAGCGACGCCGGGTCCACATGACACTGGAGCTGCCCTGGAGCGCGGACCGGGCCATCCAGCAGTTCGGTGAGTCCCACCCCGGgcagccccgcccccggccgccccgccccgccccgccccccgcccgcggtCCCTGAGAGCCCTCCTCCGCTTCAGGCCGGACCCACAGGTCCAACCAGGTCTCTGCCCCCGAGTACGTCTTCCTCATCTCCGAGCTGGCCGGGGAGCGAAGGTTCGCCTCCATCGTTGCCAAGCGGCTGGAGAGCCTGGTGAGCGGGGCTGGCCGGGctcccccgggggggggggggggggggggcggcgccggGAGGAGCGGGGGCAGCTCCTGACGGTCTTCCCCATCCGGGGCAGGGGGCTCTGACCCATGGGGACCGCCGCGCCACTGAGTCCCGTGACCTGAGCAAGTACAACTTTGAGAACAAGGtacctggggagggggaggggggcaggaggggatgtGTCCGTGCCCAGGGTCCCCTAACGCCCCTCCTCTCTGCACTCAGTACGGCGCCCGGGCCCTCAGCTGTGTCCTCACCACCATCCTGAGCCAGACTGAGAACAAGGTGCCGCTGCCCCAGGGCTACCCCGGAGGAGATGCCGCCTTTTTCCGGGGTGAGCTGGGGCTGAGTGAAGGTCTCTGCAGTGTGGGGACAGCTTGCCCCGGAGCAGTCTGGAGCACTGGCATTGGCAGACTGAATTTGTGTCCAAAGACCCCCCTTCCGCACAAGCTTACCGAGGGGGCACTGGTGGCAGGGCGGGCACCCCGGGCTGGCTGGAGGGCTGGCATGGGGCAGAAGACATTCGAGGCCCCCCCTTCTGCAGATATGAAGCAGGGCCTGCTGTCGGTTGGCATTGGTGGGCGTGAGTCCCGCTCTGGCTGTCTGGATGTGGAGAAGGGTGAGTCCTCCACGCagagtccccctgcccccccccccaaatccatgGGAAGGCCTCCACACCTCCCAGGCAAAGCTCCTGGGGCCCTGCCGGGGCTCCCGACACCCTGAgctcccccctgctcccccccagACTGCTCCATCAAGTTCttgagcaccccccaccccccagactgCTCCATCACCAAGTTCCTGAACCGCATCCTGGGGCTAGAGGTGCACAAGCAGAACGCGCTGTTCCAGTATTTCTCCGACACCTTCGACCACCTCATCGATGTGGACAAGAAGGAGGGCAAATACGACATGGGCATCTTGGGTGAGGGCTGTGGCCTCCCCGGGGCGGGggcctgtggggggtgggggtctccaGAGCCCGAAATGGCCCTGACGGTGTTGCCCCTGTCCCCGCTCCAGCCTCCTAATGGAGGGACCGTGGCCATGCTGGGGTGATCCCCACCCCGGTGAGCAACTGGGAGGGCCCTGGAGGGGCAGGACTTGGGGCACCAAGAAGACTCTGTCTCGGGGAGGGGGGCTGCTGCAGCCTAGTGCCATTCCCTGAGGACCAGAAGGTTTTATTTAGGCCTGAGGGGTATATCCACATGCTCCACGTGCTGGTGGTGAGCCTGGCACGTTTGCTCTCCTCATGCCAAAGGAACCTGACGGCTGATACCCcacagcaggggctgggggaggggggggccacAAGCCCTCCTGAGAGAGACCAGAGTCTGTATTTTCAGCTTCGAGGACCAGTCTCTGCCCGAGCATACAACTTGGCCGTGGTAGTGAAAGCACAGACCACGGGAAACTGAGTGGTCACGGCTacgtgccaataaaactttatttataaaatcggTGGCAGGTATAGTTTGCTGACTTCTATGTAACCATCCCCACAAGAGCCTTGCAGAGCTGGGGCCCTGAGGGGCATGTTGTCTGTAGTCACATCTAGTGTGAGTGtccagtgggggctggggaggcggcTTGGACCCCAGGCCACCACAGGAGGGGCCACTTGCCATCCGGGCCGTCTCTGCCGGGGGGTGCATCCACTGCACTCCCTAGTGGACATCTGTGGGGTGTCCCCGAGAACTTGGGACGGACGGCTCCcgaaagcccagagcctggagcctcgtgGCCCCCTGATGGGAGGGTCTcacccctgctcatcctctctgcAGACCTGGCTCCAGGCGTTGATGAGATCTATGAGGAGAGCCAGCAGGTGTTCCTTGCCCCTGGGCACCCACAGGATGGGCAGGTGGTCTTCTATAAGGTGAGTGGGCGCTAAGCCGCCCAGCACGTGCAGGCCCGCCCCCAGAACCCCTCACCCCGCTCTGAGCCCACATGCTCTTGCAGATCAGCGTGGACCGCGGCCTGAAATGGGACGAGGCTTACGCCAAGTCCCTGGAGCTGACGGGCCCCCACGACGGCTTCTACCTCTCCTACAAGGTGGGTGGCTCGGGGGGCCCCCAACATGTCCCCAGGGGCAGGACCCCAgccgagggggtggggggccagggagggacagGCAGCATCGCCCCTACCTCCCCATCTCCCGCGCACCCCTGCCCAGGTCCGGGACAACAAGCCCAGCTGCCTCCTGGCGGAGCAGAACCGCGGCAAGCACTTCACGGTGTACAAGCCTAACGTGGGCCGGCAGAGCCAGCTGGAGACCTTCGACAGCCTGTGCCGGAAGTTCCACTGGGTAGGTGCCGGCTGacgggccgggggtgggggggtgcctgtgCCCCCTGGCGCACGTGCTCCCCTTTCTGCAGGTCCCCAGGCCAGCTCTCTGTGCCCAGCTCACCCGGCTGCCGGTGCAGGAGGAGCAGGCCTGGGGCACCCTGGACCTTAGCTTCCCGCTCGTGCACTGGGAATCGTGGATGGTCAGCCCATGCGGGTGGCTCACGCGGCTGTGTGTCCGCAGGTGACAGCGGAGGAGGCCAGGGAGCACTGGGAGAACAGCTACGCCTTCTCGCTGACGCACTGCAGCCACACCGCATGGTGAGGGCCGGGGTCGGACTGGGACGGGGGCACGACAGCTTTGCACGGCCTGGCCCTGGCCTCTGCAAAGCACGTGTACGAGGAGGGTCCCTACAAATGGCACAGGgcaaaggggcgggggggggggggcgcgttgGGCGTCAGGGGCGTTCAGGGAGCTCGGAGGAGGCGAGCAGGACGGTGCGTGGGGGCCCATGGGATCcgagcctcccctcccccgccccggcgCAGGAACCGGCACTGCCGGCTGGTGCAGGAGGGCAAGGACTGCGTGCAGGGCCTGCGGCTGCGGCACCACTACATGCTGTGCGGGGCCCTGCTGCGCGTGTGGGGCCGCATCGCCGCCGTCATGGCCGACGTCACCAGCAGCAGCTACCTGCAGATCGTGCGCCTCAAGACCAAGGACCAGAAGAAGCAAGTCGGTGAGCAGGTGGGCACGCCAGAGGGGCCGGGCGGGAGCAGGCCCCGCTTCAGAGGCCCTGACCCGCCCCGGCCCCCAGGCATCAAGATCCCCGAGGGCTGCGTGCGCCGCGTGCTGCAGGAGCTACAGCTCATGGACGACGACGTCAAGCGCAAGCACGCGCGGGGCCGAGGcctccccgcgccgccgccgccgccgccgccgcccgccctgCGCCCACTCGAGCTGCCTTGCGGCCCCGGCGAGATCCTGGACCTCACCTACAGCCCGCCGGCCCAGGCCTTCCCGCAGCCCCCGCCCTTTGCCTTCCCGCCCCCGGACCCCGTGCCAGCCCCCGGCGGCCTGCCCCTGGGCGCCCCGGACTCCGCAGCCGACGCCGCCGCCGCGGCCTTGGCACACCAGCGCCGTGACATCAACTTCAAGGAGGTGCTGGAGGACATGCTGCGCTCCCTCAACGCCGGGCCTGGCGCCGGGGCAGCCGGAGCGCCCGCGGGGAGCGGGGGGCCCGAGCGGCAGAGCGTCATCCAGTTCGGCCCCCCCTTTCCCAGCTCGTAGGCCCGGCAAGCGGCCCACAGCCGGCGTCCGAGAGGAAACTTACTTATCTGCAATACCACGTCTCCGTGGACTCGAACTTCTCTCCTGCCGGCCTGGGTGGCGGGCGGGTGGTGAGCCGGGGCCCAGGGCCCCCCCTGCTGACTTCCGGGGAGGGGCTGCCACGCCcccacgcccccgcccccagcttccGGAGGCCTCCACTGTAGTGCCTTCCCTACCGGGCAGACCCCTCAAGATGCTGCTGCCCGCCCTTCGGGGCCCTCCCAGGCAGCGCAGGTCCCACTCAGGATGTCGCGGGGTCCAGGCTTGGGCAGGGCCCGGGGGTGAGGGGCACACCCTGCCCGtgcctctgccctctcctgccctccaggCCTAGACAGGAGCTCCCcatcccacctcaccccacccaccCTCAGGGCCTGGTCTGACCAGAAACCCCTGAAATCCACAAAACTGGGTGGCCCCAAGAGCTGGAAACTCAGGAAACCCCAGGTGCTCAGGGCCCTGCCTTCTCTGGGGGACTCCATGGGACAGACCCCACCCCCATTAATATATGCAattcttccccactctctctgctccctaaATTATTGCCCCGCCCTCTCTCCCAGGCCCCAGAACCTGCCGTGGAGCTGGCGGTGTGGGTGGGTCCCTGGTTTCTATGTGTATTTATAATTAATGCAGGTGTACATATGTaaagagatctttttttaaatatatgtgccTTTTCACTACCTCCCAGATTGTCTGCTTCTCCAGCCTGCAGAGACCATGGGGAGAGGAAGGCACAGTGTGTCTCCTCCAGGAACGTTTAGCGGATACCCACGGTGGCCCCACTCAGAGGAGGTCAAGGGGGCTGTTGCCTGTGGAGGGAGCCAGGCGGGTGAGACCAGCCCGCTCCTCTCCCAGACCCGTGGGAGGCCGAGGCCAGGGTAGAGGTCTAGGGCCAGGCTGAGGAGACAGACCCACGCTACAAGGGGCTGTTGTCTACGGTGTCTTCCTGGCACCAGCGTGGCAGGCCAGCTGCCTTGGCCCGACCCGTGCCAGCCCTGCTGTGTCCTGGGCCAGTCACTGGTTGCCTCCTGTCTGCCGGGGAGACCCAACACCCCCCGACACCCCGGGACACTCAGGGTGGTGGTGCTCTCCAGAGCAGTTCCCCTAGTCTCTGGTGTGCACAGCTGCGGCCCCTGCTCTGGTTTATTCCCAAGGCTCCCTCACAGTGTTGGTTCAGGTGGGTGGGGCAGCCCAGGACAGGAGGACCAAGAGCTGAGCCCTTGGGAAGGCAGGAACGCACGCCAGGCCCTTCGCGGAAACCACGGAAGCACACCCGGGTCTGGTCCTCAGGTTAGAAGGGTCTCCCACCAGCCAGGACATGGACAGGTGAGGAGCCGGGAGACCCAGGGGAAGCAGCTCTAGGGTGGCTGGGGTTCTCAGCCTGGCTACTGCAGCCCTCCAGCCCCATCTCTCTGCTGCTGACCTTCACTGGAAattggtgggggctgggggggggggtgggtagggacaGGACAGACCCAACTGCTCTCCAGCCATGCCATCCCCTACTCCCTTGCCAGGATGGCCCCAGGCAGCTACAGGCAGGAAGCTGTGACCATGCCTCCCAGGCCCCCCAGACCATGGATGAGCGTTGGTCTGCAGGACTGATGGCCTCAGGCTATTCCCACCCCTTCCTGGGGCGGGGGACTGTGGATAACGCCCCCACAGCTGCACCAGATGAGGCCCCGTGGGCAGGCCTGGATGCCCTGGCTCAGTGTCCAACAGTGAGGCCTGTCTATTGCACAGGCCCTGCCTGGCACGGCTCTGTGCCCAGACCAGCTCGGCCTGATGCTCAGCCCACCCCCCGTGCCCGGTCCCTCCAGTGGGCAGAGCCACAAGGCCCCAGCCCCCTTGGCCTCCCATCTAGGCACTGGGGAAGACCGGCCACAGGCAGGCCCTGAGCAGCGGGCTAATACCCTGGATGAGTCACAGCCAGTAATTCCTATCACCTCCCACAGGATCAGCCTGTGCCCAGCAGGCGGGGCTGCTAAGATTAGCGGGCACAGACGCAGCCCTAGGAAGCCAGAGAACTCCTGAACTCACAAGAGCCTGGAGAGCTAACACCACCCTCCTGCCCCTGAACCAGAAGGTCCCCAGGGCAAAAGGCTTCCCCGCCTACCCCCCAAACCCACCCCAGGGAGGCAGGAACTTGCAGCAGGCCAATTTGTACGTTTTATTCCCACAAGATaaccaggggtggggggcgccgAGCCACGAGCCAGGCCGAGG
This DNA window, taken from Neofelis nebulosa isolate mNeoNeb1 chromosome 4, mNeoNeb1.pri, whole genome shotgun sequence, encodes the following:
- the SBNO2 gene encoding protein strawberry notch homolog 2 isoform X5 translates to MLAVGPAMDGEFPQHEPPPAGGILYSPPPLQTPLCGSGVQNTMLHYPWWSSFSPTPYPAFSSESHQFVNSASFIVSQPCADTSCGPSAATPSFLPKTGDFPQDSAYLDELSNASIFSSSVDSLSDIADTPDFLPADSLSQVPTIWDVSTGPSAQDKLLLPRGPWTGVEDPVSSLSSTPLLVSYQSQSQPEEEEEAEEEEGDELGHAETYADYVPSKSKIGKQHPDRVVETSTLSSVPPPDITYTLALPTSDSGALSALQLEAITYACQQHEVLLPSGQRAGFLIGDGAGVGKGRTVAGIILENFLRGRKKSLWFSVSNDLKYDAERDLRDIDAPGIAVHALSKIKYGDNTTSEGVLFATYSALIGESQAGGQHRTRIRQILEWCGEAFDGVIVFDECHKAKNASSTKMGKAVLDLQNKLPLARVVYASATGASEPRNMIYMSRLGIWGDGTPFRTFEEFLHAIEKRGVGAMEIVAMDMKVSGMYIARQLSFSGVTFRIEEIPLAPAFERVYNRAALLWAEALGVFQQAADWIGLESRKSLWGQFWSAHQRFFKYLCVAAKVHRLVELAREELARDKCVVIGLQSTGEARTREVLDQKDGQLDCFVSAAEGVFLSLIQKHFPSTKRKRERGVGSKRKRRPRGRGAKAPRLVCEVAGVIRISDDSSTESDAGLDSDFHSSPESVLDDDVVILDAIGLPADDRGPLCPLQRDPHGPGVLERVERLRQDLLAKVRALGRELPVNTLDELIDQLGGPEHVAEMTGRKGRVVSRPDGTVAFESRAEQGLSIDHVNLREKERFMSGEKLVAIISEASSSGISLQADRRVQNQRRRVHMTLELPWSADRAIQQFGRTHRSNQVSAPEYVFLISELAGERRFASIVAKRLESLGALTHGDRRATESRDLSKYNFENKYGARALSCVLTTILSQTENKVPLPQGYPGGDAAFFRDMKQGLLSVGIGGRESRSGCLDVEKDCSITKFLNRILGLEVHKQNALFQYFSDTFDHLIDVDKKEGKYDMGILDLAPGVDEIYEESQQVFLAPGHPQDGQVVFYKISVDRGLKWDEAYAKSLELTGPHDGFYLSYKVRDNKPSCLLAEQNRGKHFTVYKPNVGRQSQLETFDSLCRKFHWVTAEEAREHWENSYAFSLTHCSHTAWNRHCRLVQEGKDCVQGLRLRHHYMLCGALLRVWGRIAAVMADVTSSSYLQIVRLKTKDQKKQVGIKIPEGCVRRVLQELQLMDDDVKRKHARGRGLPAPPPPPPPPALRPLELPCGPGEILDLTYSPPAQAFPQPPPFAFPPPDPVPAPGGLPLGAPDSAADAAAAALAHQRRDINFKEVLEDMLRSLNAGPGAGAAGAPAGSGGPERQSVIQFGPPFPSS
- the SBNO2 gene encoding protein strawberry notch homolog 2 isoform X3, encoding MLAVGPAMDGEFPQHEPPPAGGILYSPPPLQTPLCGSGVQNTMLHYPWWSSFSPTPYPAFSSESHQFVNSASFIVSQPCADTSCGPSAATPSFLPKTGDFPQDSAYLDELSNASIFSSSVDSLSDIADTPDFLPADSLSQVPTIWDVSTGPSAQDKLLLPRGPWTGVEDPVSSLSSTPLLVSYQSQSQPEEEEEAEEEEGDELGHAETYADYVPSKSKIGKQHPDRVVETSTLSSVPPPDITYTLALPTSDSGALSALQLEAITYACQQHEVLLPSGQRAGFLIGDGAGVGKGRTVAGIILENFLRGRKKSLWFSVSNDLKYDAERDLRDIDAPGIAVHALSKIKYGDNTTSEGVLFATYSALIGESQAGGQHRTRIRQILEWCGEAFDGVIVFDECHKAKNASSTKMGKAVLDLQNKLPLARVVYASATGASEPRNMIYMSRLGIWGDGTPFRTFEEFLHAIEKRGVGAMEIVAMDMKVSGMYIARQLSFSGVTFRIEEIPLAPAFERVYNRAALLWAEALGVFQQAADWIGLESRKSLWGQFWSAHQRFFKYLCVAAKVHRLVELAREELARDKCVVIGLQSTGEARTREVLDQKDGQLDCFVSAAEGVFLSLIQKHFPSTKRKRERGVGSKRKRRPRGRGAKAPRLVCEVAGVIRISDDSSTESDAGLDSDFHSSPESVLDDDVVILDAIGLPADDRGPLCPLQRDPHGPGVLERVERLRQDLLAKVRALGRELPVNTLDELIDQLGGPEHVAEMTGRKGRVVSRPDGTVAFESRAEQGLSIDHVNLREKERFMSGEKLVAIISEASSSGISLQADRRVQNQRRRVHMTLELPWSADRAIQQFGRTHRSNQVSAPEYVFLISELAGERRFASIVAKRLESLGALTHGDRRATESRDLSKYNFENKYGARALSCVLTTILSQTENKVPLPQGYPGGDAAFFRDMKQGLLSVGIGGRESRSGCLDVEKDCSIKFLSTPHPPDCSITKFLNRILGLEVHKQNALFQYFSDTFDHLIDVDKKEGKYDMGILDLAPGVDEIYEESQQVFLAPGHPQDGQVVFYKISVDRGLKWDEAYAKSLELTGPHDGFYLSYKVRDNKPSCLLAEQNRGKHFTVYKPNVGRQSQLETFDSLCRKFHWVTAEEAREHWENSYAFSLTHCSHTAWNRHCRLVQEGKDCVQGLRLRHHYMLCGALLRVWGRIAAVMADVTSSSYLQIVRLKTKDQKKQVGIKIPEGCVRRVLQELQLMDDDVKRKHARGRGLPAPPPPPPPPALRPLELPCGPGEILDLTYSPPAQAFPQPPPFAFPPPDPVPAPGGLPLGAPDSAADAAAAALAHQRRDINFKEVLEDMLRSLNAGPGAGAAGAPAGSGGPERQSVIQFGPPFPSS